Proteins encoded together in one Porites lutea chromosome 2, jaPorLute2.1, whole genome shotgun sequence window:
- the LOC140927336 gene encoding uncharacterized protein, whose translation MEMMQDGIFKETTTINPRNEVIPGFQIAEISDELETCWRQLGPRLKIAAAKIKNIDEENKDDWTKANDLLILWKQQEGCNATVGHLADVLEKIGRKRIAEKLLGEKTNALEIPTSVPVSTGDVISLTVQNAIQDKVFLCVDADGNKFIVKAVNGSKGPWNTKEILNNEEFLEKVASATLDVGKTEEQKLQEKLKRCSFAGIEELNKDVQDLNNKMKIDYNYKCDGETCTRITRPPPKNAQPTLVPLQVATQHLLSCEDHKTYFVGIFKGLIKWIGEAAQLGEDNFMCIKLLCDSIREFKDQERKFFLKIKQLQTMKQHFNHKQVAQVEELEKWSKMQKKHLDEVEKLLSSFLCQGKIENKKVYKRKRIRKSRKRHSISAPFCPQYLSNIWTMKRVCLTILLFIIMLS comes from the exons ATGGAAATGATGCAAGATGGAATATTTAAGG AAACTACGACTATCAATCCGAGAAATGAAGTTATCCCAGGATTTCAGATTGCTGAAATCAGTGACGAGTTAGAGACTTGCTGGCGTCAGCTGGGACCCAGGCTTAAGATTGCAGCAGCAAAGATTAAAAACATTGATGAGGAGAACAAAGATGACTGGACCAAAGCGAATGATCTTTTGATCCTGTGGAAACAGCAGGAAGGGTGTAATGCTACAGTTGGTCATCTGGCAGATGTTTTAGAGAAGataggaagaaaaagaattgcTGAAAAACTGCTCG GAGAGAAAACTAATGCATTGGAGATACCAACAAGTGTACCAGTTTCCACTGGTGACGTGATCAGTTTGACAGTACAGAATGCCATACAGGACAAG GTTTTTCTCTGTGTAGATgctgatggaaataaatttATTGTAAAAGCAGTTAATGGAAGCAAAGGACCGTGGAACACTAAAGAG ATCCTAAATAATGAAGAGTTCCTAGAAAAAGTAGCTTCAGCTACCCTGGACGTGGGAAAAACAGAAGAGCAGAAACTCCAAGAAAAGTTGAAGCGCTGTTCCTTTGCTGGGATTGAAGAACTAAATAAGGATGTGCAAGACCTgaacaacaaaatgaaaatagatTACAATTACAAATGTGATGGCGAAACTTGTACAAGGATTACAAGGCCACCTCCAAAGAATGCACAGCCAACATTAGTGCCACTACAAGTTGCAACACAACACCTACTTTCCTGCGAGGACCACAAAACCTATTTTGTTGGAATTTTCAAAGGTCTCATTAAGTGGATTGGAGAGGCTGCTCAGCTTGGAGAAGACAACTTCATGTGTATTAAACTACTTTGTGACTCCATAAGGGAATTCAAAGATCAGGAAAggaaatttttccttaaaattaagCAGCTTCAAACCATGAAGCAACATTTCAATCACAAGCAAGTCGCTCAAGTTGAAGAATTAGAGAAGTGGAGCAAGATGCAAAAGAAACACCTTGATGAAGTCGAAAAGCTGCTCTCAAGCTTCCTTTGTCAGGGGAAAATTGAAAACAAGAAGGTATACAAG AGAAAGCGCATCCGCAAGTCTCGAAAACGTCACAGTATATCCGCACCATTTTGTCCACAATATCTTTCAAATATATGGACTATGAAACGGGTTTGTCTGACTattttgttattcattattATGCTTAGTTGA